The Streptomyces clavuligerus genome includes a region encoding these proteins:
- a CDS encoding cytochrome P450, which translates to MPTSSPQRLRTTVFSPRLAALMDDHTGQDVFRLEPDTIGVAGPEVMDRVLAARRATETERPTFKPLLGRSIPRAEASAVTRTVGADVREALRHPLPKDVDLSGPWPWTGHYVLRDLILGRDPYRLRLLMSRRLELTPVLTWSVVTLGAALPRLPRQGDGRTALADRTAGAMGYQERRYAMGMYRRSAAPVCFTVSTLVANALWLGFPFADDTPNRNIVHETLRLLPPSWNLLRNASPEYPAVDGRIGSKDDVLLLPLLSHRDPALWDDPEAFRPDRWDGLDPDRTPGYLPFGHASERCWGRHMVLPLAELLLTRIRESGLVVDPDQRTAKVPLLGLLGVDEVRLKKPARFR; encoded by the coding sequence ATGCCCACGTCATCGCCGCAGCGCCTCCGCACCACCGTGTTCAGCCCACGGCTGGCCGCCCTCATGGACGACCACACGGGGCAGGACGTCTTCCGGCTGGAACCCGACACCATCGGCGTCGCGGGACCCGAGGTCATGGACCGTGTGCTTGCCGCGCGCCGTGCCACGGAGACCGAACGGCCCACCTTCAAGCCGCTGCTCGGGCGCTCGATACCGCGCGCCGAGGCGTCGGCGGTGACGCGGACCGTCGGCGCCGATGTCCGCGAGGCGCTCAGGCACCCCCTGCCGAAGGACGTCGACCTGTCCGGGCCCTGGCCCTGGACCGGGCACTACGTCCTGCGCGACCTCATTCTCGGCCGGGACCCCTACCGGCTGCGCCTGCTGATGAGCCGCAGACTCGAACTCACCCCGGTGCTCACCTGGTCCGTGGTCACGCTCGGCGCGGCCCTGCCCCGCCTGCCCCGGCAGGGCGACGGCCGCACCGCCCTCGCCGACCGGACCGCCGGAGCCATGGGCTACCAGGAGCGCCGGTACGCCATGGGCATGTACCGCAGGTCCGCCGCCCCGGTCTGTTTCACCGTGTCCACGCTGGTGGCCAACGCGCTCTGGCTCGGCTTCCCCTTCGCCGACGACACGCCGAACCGGAACATCGTCCACGAGACCCTGCGGCTGCTGCCGCCCTCCTGGAACCTCCTGCGCAACGCCTCCCCCGAGTACCCGGCCGTCGACGGCAGGATCGGCTCGAAGGACGATGTCCTCCTGCTCCCGCTGCTGTCCCATCGGGACCCGGCGCTGTGGGACGACCCGGAAGCCTTCCGCCCCGACCGCTGGGACGGGCTCGACCCCGACAGGACCCCGGGCTATCTCCCGTTCGGCCACGCGTCGGAGCGGTGCTGGGGCCGCCATATGGTCCTCCCCCTGGCCGAACTCCTGCTGACCCGGATCCGCGAATCCGGCCTGGTGGTCGACCCGGACCAGCGGACCGCCAAGGTGCCGCTGCTCGGTCTGCTGGGCGTGGACGAGGTCCGCCTGAAGAAGCCGGCCCGGTTCCGCTGA
- a CDS encoding APC family permease — protein sequence MSRPDLPGGSPATGADAQPALKRVMGPGLLLLFIVGDILGTGIYALTGQVAGEVGGAAWLPFVIAFSVALVTACSYLELVTKYPQAAGAALYVHKAFRTHFLTFLVCFTVMCSGITSASAASRAFAANMVTGFKTDAGDGVVLLIALGFMGLVLFVNLRGVTESLKVNVVLTAVELAGLLLVVLISAYFIAGGNADFSRVVAFDTDSDKSAFLAVSTATSLAFFAMVGFEDSVNMAEETREPARIFPRMMFTGLGIAGLIYVVVSICAVAVVPVGRLAASETPLATVVQTAAPDFPISDLLPFISLFAVANSALINMLMASRLLYGMSRQGVLPPFLAKVHPVRRTPRAAILFTTAVAVGLITFVSLNPDSSVVALLGGTTTLLLLTVFAGVHLSVLVLRRDKVAAPHFRAGRALPVLGALSCLYLVLPWSSGRPAEQYRIAGVLLLIGLALWSVTWLTRRTAPGSAPAAPDTGRPDGAPR from the coding sequence ATGTCCCGACCGGACTTACCCGGTGGTTCACCCGCCACGGGCGCCGACGCCCAGCCCGCACTGAAACGGGTGATGGGCCCGGGTCTGCTGTTGCTGTTCATCGTCGGCGACATCCTCGGCACCGGGATCTACGCGCTGACCGGGCAGGTGGCCGGGGAGGTCGGGGGAGCGGCCTGGCTGCCGTTCGTCATCGCCTTCTCCGTCGCGCTGGTCACCGCCTGCTCCTATCTGGAGCTGGTCACCAAGTACCCGCAGGCCGCGGGCGCCGCCCTCTATGTGCACAAGGCGTTCCGCACCCACTTCCTGACCTTCCTCGTGTGCTTCACCGTGATGTGTTCCGGCATCACCTCGGCGTCGGCGGCCTCCCGGGCCTTCGCGGCCAATATGGTCACCGGCTTCAAGACCGACGCGGGTGACGGTGTCGTCCTGCTGATCGCGCTGGGTTTCATGGGCCTGGTGCTGTTCGTCAATCTGCGGGGTGTCACCGAGAGCCTCAAGGTCAATGTCGTGCTGACGGCCGTGGAACTGGCGGGTCTGCTGCTGGTCGTCCTGATCAGCGCCTACTTCATCGCGGGCGGGAACGCGGACTTCTCCCGGGTCGTCGCCTTCGACACCGACTCCGACAAGAGCGCCTTCCTGGCGGTGAGTACGGCGACCTCGCTGGCCTTCTTCGCCATGGTCGGCTTCGAGGACTCCGTCAACATGGCGGAGGAGACCAGGGAACCCGCGCGGATCTTCCCCCGCATGATGTTCACCGGACTGGGCATCGCCGGGCTGATCTATGTGGTGGTGTCGATCTGCGCCGTCGCTGTCGTCCCGGTGGGGCGACTCGCCGCCAGTGAGACCCCGCTGGCCACGGTCGTCCAGACGGCAGCCCCCGACTTCCCCATCTCCGATCTGCTGCCGTTCATCTCCCTGTTCGCCGTGGCCAACTCCGCGCTGATCAACATGTTGATGGCCAGCCGGCTGCTGTACGGCATGAGCAGACAGGGCGTGCTTCCCCCCTTCCTCGCCAAGGTCCACCCCGTACGGCGCACCCCGCGGGCGGCGATCCTGTTCACCACGGCCGTCGCCGTCGGCCTCATCACCTTCGTCTCACTGAACCCGGACAGCTCGGTCGTCGCCCTGCTCGGCGGTACGACCACCCTGCTGCTGCTCACGGTCTTCGCGGGCGTCCATCTCTCGGTCCTCGTCCTGCGCCGGGACAAGGTCGCGGCCCCGCACTTCCGGGCGGGCCGTGCACTGCCCGTACTGGGCGCGCTGAGCTGCCTCTATCTGGTCCTGCCCTGGTCCTCCGGCCGCCCTGCCGAGCAGTACCGCATCGCGGGGGTGCTGCTGCTGATCGGCCTGGCCCTCTGGTCGGTCACCTGGCTCACCCGCCGCACCGCCCCTGGCTCGGCCCCCGCCGCCCCTGACACCGGCCGACCGGACGGGGCCCCGCGCTGA
- a CDS encoding tryptorubin family RiPP precursor → MTKLLFAIRHKVSEGKSLKGYAWYIWW, encoded by the coding sequence GTGACCAAGCTGCTCTTCGCCATACGCCACAAGGTCTCGGAAGGAAAGAGCCTGAAGGGGTACGCCTGGTACATCTGGTGGTGA